The following proteins are encoded in a genomic region of Drosophila willistoni isolate 14030-0811.24 chromosome 2L unlocalized genomic scaffold, UCI_dwil_1.1 Seg196, whole genome shotgun sequence:
- the LOC6639671 gene encoding uncharacterized protein LOC6639671 isoform X2, which produces MISALFSRLIILFFGTLYPAYASYKAVRTKNVKEYVKWMMYWIVFAFFTCIETFTDIFLSWFPFYYEVKVVIVLWLLSPATKGSSTLYRKFVHPMLTRREQEIDEYLNQAKERGYSAVLQLGSKGVNYATNVIMQTAIKGGGNLVQTIKRSYSLSDLSEPDMHRTQDELDDVMMSSSAVVMRPHASTSSSSSSTRLLRPRNQTPVGRSASGTRHSTGMYFTEVDVTAKNAGDYNYNIRSQDDISSGYSSAEPLSGLSRTSSMTNASKARLKSKRNEQLMLEEMRNEVYMENQLYYQELAKEKNKETNLDVAPQLIAHEEEDNFYEAESILVETKPQMEVLKEEEPEKTSNIDSTLQEEVNTNDSLAVPLIEIPKTKEILDTVEETKEPNQSVDKQALENSLNGSQKSLEGEECFEEALENISTNSQEALENIETETAKTTIVETPLNVDPFVLVVSTSSLDPTPPPRPVTPRDLMATLEEIKHSFREQLRPETTPSPRPRLAQHGKGRAPPPPLPPRAQSLTPSQQDTISVNSTASTPETGTPRKSGQIHVC; this is translated from the exons ATGATCAGCGCTTTGTTCTCTCGCCTTATTAT ATTGTTCTTTGGCACCCTATATCCAGCCTATGCCTCCTATAAGGCGGTGCGTACCAAAAATGTCAAGGAATAT GTAAAATGGATGATGTATTGGAtcgtttttgcatttttcactTGCATTGAGACCTTCACCGATATTTTCTTGTCCTGGTTTCCATTTTATTATGAAGTGAAAGTGGTTATCGTATTATGGCTACTATCGCCAGCCACAAAGGGCAGTTCGACATTATATCGCAAATTTGTGCATCCGATGCTAACAAGACGTGAACAG GAAATCGATGAGTATTTAAATCAGGCCAAAGAGCGCGGCTATTCGGCTGTGCTACAATTGGGCTCCAAGGGAGTcaactatgccacaaatgtTATCATGCAGACGGCCATTAAG GGTGGCGGCAATCTAGTGCAGACGATCAAGCGAAGCTATAGCTTGAGTGATCTCAGTGAGCCTGATATGCATCGCACTCAGGATGAATTAGATGATGTGATGATGTCCTCCTCAGCAGTGGTGATGCGTCCACATGcatccacctcctcctcctcatcgTCTACACGTTTACTGCGTCCGAGAAATCAGACGCCAGTGGGCAGATCGGCAAGTGGTACACGTCACTCCACTGGCATGTATTTCACCGAGGTTGATGTAACTGCCAAAAATGCTGGAGATTACAA CTACAACATACGCAGTCAGGACGATATAAGCTCTGGCTATTCGAGTGCCGAACCGCTTAGTGGACTCAGCCGCACTTCATCCATGACAAATGCTTCCAAGGCACGCTTGAAGTCCAAACGTAATGAG CAATTGATGCTGGAAGAGATGAGAAATGAAGTCTATATGGAAAATCAATTATACTATCAGGAATTGGCCAAAGAAAAGAACAAAGAAACCAACTTGGATGTGGCTCCTCAATTGATAGCCCACGAAGAAGAGGATAATTTCTATGAGGCCGAGTCCATTTTAGTCGAAACTAAACCACAAATGGAAGTTCTCAAAGAAGAGGAGCCAGAAAAAACATCTAACATAGATTCGACACTACAAGAAGAGGTCAATACTAACGATTCTTTAGCAGTTCCTTTAATAGAAATACCCAAAACCAAAGAAATCCTTGATACAGTTGAGGAAACCAAAGAACCCAATCAAAGTGTAGATAAACAAGCTTTGGAAAACTCCTTAAATGGTTCACAAAAATCATTAGAAGGTGAAGAATGTTTTGAGGAAGCTTTAGAGAATATTTCAACCAACTCGCAAGAAGCATTGGAGAATATAGAAACggaaacagcaaaaacaaccaTAGTAGAAACTCCTCTAAATGTTGATCCATTTGTTTTGGTGGTAAGCACTTCTTCACTTGATCCCACACCACCTCCACGTCCTGTGACACCACGAGATTTGATGGCCACACTGGAAGAGATTAAGCACAGCTTTCGTGAGCAACTTAGACCAGAGACAACGCCATCACCTCGTCCACGCTTAGCTCAGCATGGCAAGGGAAGAGCTCCTCCTCCACCATTACCACCTAGAGCACAATCCCTAACGCCATCCCAACAGGATACAATAAGTGTTAATTCAACAGCTAGCACACCGGAAACCGGAACACCAAGAAAGTCAG GACAAATCCATGTCTGCTAG
- the LOC6639671 gene encoding receptor expression-enhancing protein 2 isoform X6: MISALFSRLIILFFGTLYPAYASYKAVRTKNVKEYVKWMMYWIVFAFFTCIETFTDIFLSWFPFYYEVKVVIVLWLLSPATKGSSTLYRKFVHPMLTRREQEIDEYLNQAKERGYSAVLQLGSKGVNYATNVIMQTAIKRRCIK, translated from the exons ATGATCAGCGCTTTGTTCTCTCGCCTTATTAT ATTGTTCTTTGGCACCCTATATCCAGCCTATGCCTCCTATAAGGCGGTGCGTACCAAAAATGTCAAGGAATAT GTAAAATGGATGATGTATTGGAtcgtttttgcatttttcactTGCATTGAGACCTTCACCGATATTTTCTTGTCCTGGTTTCCATTTTATTATGAAGTGAAAGTGGTTATCGTATTATGGCTACTATCGCCAGCCACAAAGGGCAGTTCGACATTATATCGCAAATTTGTGCATCCGATGCTAACAAGACGTGAACAG GAAATCGATGAGTATTTAAATCAGGCCAAAGAGCGCGGCTATTCGGCTGTGCTACAATTGGGCTCCAAGGGAGTcaactatgccacaaatgtTATCATGCAGACGGCCATTAAG CGTCGTTGCATAAAATGA
- the LOC6639671 gene encoding receptor expression-enhancing protein 1 isoform X5 translates to MISALFSRLIILFFGTLYPAYASYKAVRTKNVKEYVKWMMYWIVFAFFTCIETFTDIFLSWFPFYYEVKVVIVLWLLSPATKGSSTLYRKFVHPMLTRREQEIDEYLNQAKERGYSAVLQLGSKGVNYATNVIMQTAIKFAMAAAPTTRGIQMSQSDNDLYVSRDDTDHQWMPRSSSLTILDTYAETEYEYNGDVLGDDDNEIMEVEELLVGDAGAARLRDLPSRKTQSKRATATVAATRRGSKTRSTRGESSSGTAGGIRGRRKLREATPDVDVEGD, encoded by the exons ATGATCAGCGCTTTGTTCTCTCGCCTTATTAT ATTGTTCTTTGGCACCCTATATCCAGCCTATGCCTCCTATAAGGCGGTGCGTACCAAAAATGTCAAGGAATAT GTAAAATGGATGATGTATTGGAtcgtttttgcatttttcactTGCATTGAGACCTTCACCGATATTTTCTTGTCCTGGTTTCCATTTTATTATGAAGTGAAAGTGGTTATCGTATTATGGCTACTATCGCCAGCCACAAAGGGCAGTTCGACATTATATCGCAAATTTGTGCATCCGATGCTAACAAGACGTGAACAG GAAATCGATGAGTATTTAAATCAGGCCAAAGAGCGCGGCTATTCGGCTGTGCTACAATTGGGCTCCAAGGGAGTcaactatgccacaaatgtTATCATGCAGACGGCCATTAAG TTCGCCATGGCTGCGGCACCCACGACACGCGGCATTCAGATGTCGCAGTCGGACAATGATTTGTATGTGTCCCGGGATGACACTGACCACCAATGGATGCCACGTTCCAGCTCATTGACTATCTTGGATACGTATGCAGAGACGGAGTATGAGTACAATGGAGACGTGCTCGGagatgatgataatgagaTAATGGAAGTAGAAGAGCTGCTGGTGGGTGATGCTGGAGCGGCACGCTTACGTGACTTGCCGAGCAGAAAAACCCAATCGAAGAGAGCTACTGCCACTGTGGCCGCTACCCGTCGTGGCTCCAAGACTCGTTCCACACGTGGAGAATCAAGCAGTGGAACAGCTGGTGGCATACGAGGACGACGCAAATTGCGCGAAGCTACTCCAGATGTTGATGTGGAGGGAGACTAA
- the LOC6639864 gene encoding PRADC1-like protein, which produces MILIAWSCLIFVAGTLSRNCAQATTTISMPITTQDIIAGDVFFEIISPQDLEYTYRLRPAKDFGGSFTKHKLEGVPLVLTDPPGACQKIKNARDLEGSIALIDRGECSFVTKTLQAEAAGAVGAIVSEYNTNSPEFEYYIEMVHDKTNRDATIPAGFLLGKNGVMIRSTLLRLKRVHALINIPVNLTFTPPSKINHPPWLGW; this is translated from the exons ATGATCTTGATTGCTTGGTCATGTTTAATATTTGTCGCCGGGACATTGAGCCGAAATTGTGCCCAAGCCACCACAACGATATCGATGCCAATTACGACACAGGACATAATAGCCGGTGATGTTTTCTTTGAGATTATCTCTCCCCAAGATTTGGAGTACACGTATCGACTGAGGCCGGCTAAGGATTTTGGCGGTTCATTTACTAAGCACAAATTGGAAGGAGTACCGTTAGTTCTAACAGATCCCCCCGGAGCCTGTCAAAAGATCAAAAATGCCCGAGACCTGGAAGGGAGCATTGCCCTAATAGACAGAGG GGAATGCTCGTTCGTTACCAAAACCCTTCAGGCAGAGGCCGCTGGCGCTGTGGGCGCCATTGTCAGCGAGTATAATACAAACTCCCCAGAATTTGAATACTACATTGAGATGGTCCATGATAAAACCAATCGGGATGCTACCATACCCGCTGGGTTTCTATTAGGAAAAAATGGCGTAATGATACGCTCCACATTATTGCGTTTAAAGCGAGTTCATGCTCTGATTAATATACCAGTCAATTTGACCTTTACACCGCCATCGAAAATCAATCATCCGCCCTGGTTGGGCTGGTGA
- the LOC6639671 gene encoding uncharacterized protein LOC6639671 isoform X1 produces the protein MISALFSRLIILFFGTLYPAYASYKAVRTKNVKEYVKWMMYWIVFAFFTCIETFTDIFLSWFPFYYEVKVVIVLWLLSPATKGSSTLYRKFVHPMLTRREQEIDEYLNQAKERGYSAVLQLGSKGVNYATNVIMQTAIKGGGNLVQTIKRSYSLSDLSEPDMHRTQDELDDVMMSSSAVVMRPHASTSSSSSSTRLLRPRNQTPVGRSASGTRHSTGMYFTEVDVTAKNAGDYNYNIRSQDDISSGYSSAEPLSGLSRTSSMTNASKARLKSKRNEQLMLEEMRNEVYMENQLYYQELAKEKNKETNLDVAPQLIAHEEEDNFYEAESILVETKPQMEVLKEEEPEKTSNIDSTLQEEVNTNDSLAVPLIEIPKTKEILDTVEETKEPNQSVDKQALENSLNGSQKSLEGEECFEEALENISTNSQEALENIETETAKTTIVETPLNVDPFVLVVSTSSLDPTPPPRPVTPRDLMATLEEIKHSFREQLRPETTPSPRPRLAQHGKGRAPPPPLPPRAQSLTPSQQDTISVNSTASTPETGTPRKSGIGQLFKNIKANVLRSKSNPNEPDEQPQPLAMGKETQL, from the exons ATGATCAGCGCTTTGTTCTCTCGCCTTATTAT ATTGTTCTTTGGCACCCTATATCCAGCCTATGCCTCCTATAAGGCGGTGCGTACCAAAAATGTCAAGGAATAT GTAAAATGGATGATGTATTGGAtcgtttttgcatttttcactTGCATTGAGACCTTCACCGATATTTTCTTGTCCTGGTTTCCATTTTATTATGAAGTGAAAGTGGTTATCGTATTATGGCTACTATCGCCAGCCACAAAGGGCAGTTCGACATTATATCGCAAATTTGTGCATCCGATGCTAACAAGACGTGAACAG GAAATCGATGAGTATTTAAATCAGGCCAAAGAGCGCGGCTATTCGGCTGTGCTACAATTGGGCTCCAAGGGAGTcaactatgccacaaatgtTATCATGCAGACGGCCATTAAG GGTGGCGGCAATCTAGTGCAGACGATCAAGCGAAGCTATAGCTTGAGTGATCTCAGTGAGCCTGATATGCATCGCACTCAGGATGAATTAGATGATGTGATGATGTCCTCCTCAGCAGTGGTGATGCGTCCACATGcatccacctcctcctcctcatcgTCTACACGTTTACTGCGTCCGAGAAATCAGACGCCAGTGGGCAGATCGGCAAGTGGTACACGTCACTCCACTGGCATGTATTTCACCGAGGTTGATGTAACTGCCAAAAATGCTGGAGATTACAA CTACAACATACGCAGTCAGGACGATATAAGCTCTGGCTATTCGAGTGCCGAACCGCTTAGTGGACTCAGCCGCACTTCATCCATGACAAATGCTTCCAAGGCACGCTTGAAGTCCAAACGTAATGAG CAATTGATGCTGGAAGAGATGAGAAATGAAGTCTATATGGAAAATCAATTATACTATCAGGAATTGGCCAAAGAAAAGAACAAAGAAACCAACTTGGATGTGGCTCCTCAATTGATAGCCCACGAAGAAGAGGATAATTTCTATGAGGCCGAGTCCATTTTAGTCGAAACTAAACCACAAATGGAAGTTCTCAAAGAAGAGGAGCCAGAAAAAACATCTAACATAGATTCGACACTACAAGAAGAGGTCAATACTAACGATTCTTTAGCAGTTCCTTTAATAGAAATACCCAAAACCAAAGAAATCCTTGATACAGTTGAGGAAACCAAAGAACCCAATCAAAGTGTAGATAAACAAGCTTTGGAAAACTCCTTAAATGGTTCACAAAAATCATTAGAAGGTGAAGAATGTTTTGAGGAAGCTTTAGAGAATATTTCAACCAACTCGCAAGAAGCATTGGAGAATATAGAAACggaaacagcaaaaacaaccaTAGTAGAAACTCCTCTAAATGTTGATCCATTTGTTTTGGTGGTAAGCACTTCTTCACTTGATCCCACACCACCTCCACGTCCTGTGACACCACGAGATTTGATGGCCACACTGGAAGAGATTAAGCACAGCTTTCGTGAGCAACTTAGACCAGAGACAACGCCATCACCTCGTCCACGCTTAGCTCAGCATGGCAAGGGAAGAGCTCCTCCTCCACCATTACCACCTAGAGCACAATCCCTAACGCCATCCCAACAGGATACAATAAGTGTTAATTCAACAGCTAGCACACCGGAAACCGGAACACCAAGAAAGTCAGGTATTGGGCAACTCTTCAAGAATATAAAAGCTAATGTGCTGCGCAGTAAATCTAATCCAAATGAGCCGGATGAACAGCCCCAACCGCTGGCAATGGGCAAAGAAACGCAACTCTGA
- the LOC26529428 gene encoding CCHC-type zinc finger nucleic acid binding protein, protein MSMSATCYKCNRPGHFARDCSLGGGGGGGGGGMRGDGGGMRRNREKCYKCNQFGHFARACPEEAERCYRCNGIGHISKDCTQADNPTCYKCNKPGHWVRNCPEAVNDRGPANVSCYKCNRTGHISKNCPETSKTCYGCGKSGHLRRECDEKGGRN, encoded by the coding sequence ATGTCGATGTCTGCCACGTGCTACAAGTGCAACCGGCCGGGCCACTTTGCCCGGGACTGCAGTctcggcggcggcggtggaggTGGTGGCGGCGGTATGCGTGGTGATGGCGGCGGCATGCGTCGCAATCGCGAAAAGTGTTACAAATGCAATCAATTTGGGCACTTTGCACGTGCCTGCCCCGAGGAGGCTGAGCGATGCTATCGCTGCAACGGCATTGGCCACATCTCGAAGGATTGCACTCAGGCTGATAATCCCACTTGCTACAAGTGCAACAAGCCTGGTCATTGGGTGCGCAACTGCCCAGAGGCTGTCAACGACCGTGGACCGGCCAATGTGTCCTGCTACAAATGTAATCGTACTGGACACATCTCCAAGAATTGTCCGGAGACATCGAAAACTTGCTATGGCTGTGGCAAGAGTGGACATCTAAGGCGTGAGTGCGATGAGAAGGGCGGACGGAACTAG
- the LOC6639671 gene encoding uncharacterized protein T19C3.4 isoform X3 has product MISALFSRLIILFFGTLYPAYASYKAVRTKNVKEYVKWMMYWIVFAFFTCIETFTDIFLSWFPFYYEVKVVIVLWLLSPATKGSSTLYRKFVHPMLTRREQEIDEYLNQAKERGYSAVLQLGSKGVNYATNVIMQTAIKGGGNLVQTIKRSYSLSDLSEPDMHRTQDELDDVMMSSSAVVMRPHASTSSSSSSTRLLRPRNQTPVGRSASGTRHSTGMYFTEVDVTAKNAGDYNYNIRSQDDISSGYSSAEPLSGLSRTSSMTNASKARLKSKRNEDKSMSASCTTLPRTSSRKTDKTQVSTNNNPGQTKTRNKSEK; this is encoded by the exons ATGATCAGCGCTTTGTTCTCTCGCCTTATTAT ATTGTTCTTTGGCACCCTATATCCAGCCTATGCCTCCTATAAGGCGGTGCGTACCAAAAATGTCAAGGAATAT GTAAAATGGATGATGTATTGGAtcgtttttgcatttttcactTGCATTGAGACCTTCACCGATATTTTCTTGTCCTGGTTTCCATTTTATTATGAAGTGAAAGTGGTTATCGTATTATGGCTACTATCGCCAGCCACAAAGGGCAGTTCGACATTATATCGCAAATTTGTGCATCCGATGCTAACAAGACGTGAACAG GAAATCGATGAGTATTTAAATCAGGCCAAAGAGCGCGGCTATTCGGCTGTGCTACAATTGGGCTCCAAGGGAGTcaactatgccacaaatgtTATCATGCAGACGGCCATTAAG GGTGGCGGCAATCTAGTGCAGACGATCAAGCGAAGCTATAGCTTGAGTGATCTCAGTGAGCCTGATATGCATCGCACTCAGGATGAATTAGATGATGTGATGATGTCCTCCTCAGCAGTGGTGATGCGTCCACATGcatccacctcctcctcctcatcgTCTACACGTTTACTGCGTCCGAGAAATCAGACGCCAGTGGGCAGATCGGCAAGTGGTACACGTCACTCCACTGGCATGTATTTCACCGAGGTTGATGTAACTGCCAAAAATGCTGGAGATTACAA CTACAACATACGCAGTCAGGACGATATAAGCTCTGGCTATTCGAGTGCCGAACCGCTTAGTGGACTCAGCCGCACTTCATCCATGACAAATGCTTCCAAGGCACGCTTGAAGTCCAAACGTAATGAG GACAAATCCATGTCTGCTAGTTGCACTACCTTGCCCAGAACCAGCAGCCGTAAGACGGATAAAACTCAGGTCTCAACTAATAATAATCCTGGCCAAACCAAAACGCGCAATAAATCGGAAAAATAG
- the LOC6639865 gene encoding uncharacterized protein LOC6639865 codes for MFRHNAESSFCFINRLNGNGNLNDELQQQGEHEPTSAILDYCKRKFLRPYVAILSLVGLNPISTDMSNVRACCSYVQALMVFFALLLGYVLRYICGYRGDRGFNSYRDIHPATANSTDGGGGAFSPNTIGELLFGYVVPSGLNLLGFVSAVLVCKVIDHEQLQNLIERVFLMSAKPKRLCRMLWLFLGLALTLLLLLFAYACCVVIMQPEKIIKIAWLAELLRNWELCLRVALLCTVLLQDMVEIIILSSYYIECYLLRVHLESLSHKLLMHSIDSLDWMREVLEFRKLLERLNQHVAIPVCFLIVMNLSYAFAGLVYLFKDFDFHYCALKLVLLNIANVMLWLFLGLLPFFVASSVTRVCQNAQANGHQIRVRPFVYHNTSAEDLNSTLMFASSLDMSAKLFRMPIQTNYLCFAILVISIVILTLGMCLNLTALGKI; via the exons ATGTTTCGTCATAATGCGGAAAGTTCCTTTTGCTTCATCAATCGTCtcaatggaaatggaaatctCAATGATGAACTCCAGCAGCAGGGCGAACACGAGCCAACATCAGCTATTTTGGATTATTGCAAACGCAAG TTCCTGCGTCCCTATGTGGCCATATTGAGCCTGGTGGGTCTGAACCCCATATCGACGGACATGAGTAATGTGCGTGCCTGTTGCAGCTACGTTCAGGCGTTGATGGTATTCTTTGCCCTTCTCCTGGGCTATGTTTTGCGCTACATTTGCGGTTATAG GGGCGATCGTGGTTTCAACAGCTACAGGGATATTCATCCAGCTACAGCAAATAGTACAGATGGAGGCGGCGGCGCTTTCTCACCCAATACCATAGGCGAACTATTGTTTGGCTATGTGGTGCCAAGTGGTTTGAATCTTTTGGGTTTCGTATCGGCTGTCCTGGTCTGTAAAGTGATCGATCACGAGCAATTGCAGAATCTCATTGAACGTGTCTTTCTGATGTCGGCCAAGCCGAAACGCTTATGTCGCATGCTTTGGTTGTTCCTGGGATTGGCCTTGaccctgctgctgttgctttttgCCTATGCCTGCTGTGTGGTGATTATGCAGCCGGAGAAAATCATTAAAATCGCTTGGTTAGCCGAGCTCCTACGTAATTGGGAGCTGTGCCTGAGAGTCGCTTTGCTTTGCACTGTACTCCTGCAGGATATGGTCGAGATTATCATCTTGAGTAGCTATTACATTGAGTGCTATTTGCTGCGAGTTCATTTGGAGAGTTTGTCACATAAATTGCTAATGCACTCCATTGATTCTTTGGACTGGATGCGTGAAGTATTGGAATTCCGCAAATTGCTGGAACGCCTCAATCAACATGTGGCCATACCCGTGTGTTTTCTAATTGTAATGAATCTGTCATACGCATTTGCCGGTTTGGTCTATCTCTTCAAGGATTTCGATTTCCATTACTGTGCCCTCAAGTTGGTCCTTTTGAATATTGCCAATGTCATGCTGTGGCTCTTTTTGGGTCTTTTGCCATTCTTTGTGGCCTCATCGGTGACCCGTGTTTGTCAGAATGCTCAGGCCAATGGCCATCAGATTAGAGTACGTCCATTTGTCTATCATAATACCTCAGCAGAAGATCTCAATTCGACGCTAATGTTTGCCTCATCGTTGGACATGTCGGCAAAACTCTTCCGTATGCCCATCCAAACAAATTATCTGTGTTTTGCCATACTTGTGATTAGCATAGTGATACTCACATTGGGCATGTGCTTAAATCTCACAGCTCTGGGAAAGATCTAA
- the LOC6639671 gene encoding receptor expression-enhancing protein 1 isoform X4: MISALFSRLIILFFGTLYPAYASYKAVRTKNVKEYVKWMMYWIVFAFFTCIETFTDIFLSWFPFYYEVKVVIVLWLLSPATKGSSTLYRKFVHPMLTRREQEIDEYLNQAKERGYSAVLQLGSKGVNYATNVIMQTAIKAYQFAMAAAPTTRGIQMSQSDNDLYVSRDDTDHQWMPRSSSLTILDTYAETEYEYNGDVLGDDDNEIMEVEELLVGDAGAARLRDLPSRKTQSKRATATVAATRRGSKTRSTRGESSSGTAGGIRGRRKLREATPDVDVEGD, from the exons ATGATCAGCGCTTTGTTCTCTCGCCTTATTAT ATTGTTCTTTGGCACCCTATATCCAGCCTATGCCTCCTATAAGGCGGTGCGTACCAAAAATGTCAAGGAATAT GTAAAATGGATGATGTATTGGAtcgtttttgcatttttcactTGCATTGAGACCTTCACCGATATTTTCTTGTCCTGGTTTCCATTTTATTATGAAGTGAAAGTGGTTATCGTATTATGGCTACTATCGCCAGCCACAAAGGGCAGTTCGACATTATATCGCAAATTTGTGCATCCGATGCTAACAAGACGTGAACAG GAAATCGATGAGTATTTAAATCAGGCCAAAGAGCGCGGCTATTCGGCTGTGCTACAATTGGGCTCCAAGGGAGTcaactatgccacaaatgtTATCATGCAGACGGCCATTAAG GCCTATCAGTTCGCCATGGCTGCGGCACCCACGACACGCGGCATTCAGATGTCGCAGTCGGACAATGATTTGTATGTGTCCCGGGATGACACTGACCACCAATGGATGCCACGTTCCAGCTCATTGACTATCTTGGATACGTATGCAGAGACGGAGTATGAGTACAATGGAGACGTGCTCGGagatgatgataatgagaTAATGGAAGTAGAAGAGCTGCTGGTGGGTGATGCTGGAGCGGCACGCTTACGTGACTTGCCGAGCAGAAAAACCCAATCGAAGAGAGCTACTGCCACTGTGGCCGCTACCCGTCGTGGCTCCAAGACTCGTTCCACACGTGGAGAATCAAGCAGTGGAACAGCTGGTGGCATACGAGGACGACGCAAATTGCGCGAAGCTACTCCAGATGTTGATGTGGAGGGAGACTAA